The proteins below come from a single Drosophila kikkawai strain 14028-0561.14 chromosome 3R, DkikHiC1v2, whole genome shotgun sequence genomic window:
- the LOC108085433 gene encoding transmembrane protein 216, with the protein MPPKRPPPLVPKKPNPSMNYEVLIYLNSFYFGMFACCEMAMGLLKAINLSYTGHTLALDSAVMVSFIVFETIRLIMGRMSSLADRGWSAILSVFMTAPCFVGVSYLLLMQTYRLRLEYCLCTLQIALYLTEVWYAIVFVFSLCRPVTYD; encoded by the exons ATGCCGCCTAAGCGTCCGCCGCCGCTCGTGCCAAAGAAGCCGAATCCCAGCATGAACTATGAGGTGTTGATCTACCTCAACTCGTTCTACTTCGGCATGTTTGCCTGCTGTGAGATGGCCATGGGTCTGCTGAAGGCCATCAATCTCAGCTACACGGGTCATACCCTGGCGCTGGACTCGGCGGTGATGGTTAGCTTTATTGTCTTTGAGACGATCCGCCTGATAATGGGACGCATGAGTTCGTTGGCCGACCGAG GTTGGTCAGCCATACTATCGGTCTTCATGACCGCTCCCTGCTTCGTGGGCGTCTCCTACTTGCTGCTGATGCAGACCTACCGACTGCGCCTGGAGTACTGCCTGTGCACGCTGCAGATTGCCCTTTACCTGACCGAAGTGTGGTACGCCATCGTCTTCGTTTTCTCACTGTGTCGTCCAGTAACTTATGATTAG